A genomic region of Bosea sp. 124 contains the following coding sequences:
- a CDS encoding class II glutamine amidotransferase, with protein MCELLGLSSNLPSTLTLSLRKLAEHGGPPFSIRDGWGVGFYEGSDVRLIKDSAAVDDSEWLRFVDGHDLRSHIIVSHIRKATMGERSYANAQPFIRELAGRTHLFAHNGWLPGIMESVAFRTSRYRRIGETDSEQAFCALLERLRDAWDRAREVPPLDVRLAIISTYAAALRQLGPANFLYSDGDTLFAHGDRRKNAVTGKVSPPGLVFLRRECVQGTQADLGQALSIGGANQAVTLVASTPLSNDAWEIVAEGEIIALSKGEVVRLPSTST; from the coding sequence GTGTGTGAGCTCCTCGGATTGTCAAGCAATCTGCCGTCAACGCTGACCTTGTCATTGAGGAAGCTTGCCGAACATGGCGGCCCGCCGTTCTCGATCAGGGATGGCTGGGGTGTAGGCTTCTACGAGGGGTCTGATGTCCGGCTCATCAAGGATTCTGCAGCGGTCGATGACAGCGAATGGCTTCGGTTCGTCGATGGTCACGACCTGAGAAGCCACATCATCGTCTCGCATATACGCAAGGCGACGATGGGCGAGCGCTCCTACGCAAACGCACAGCCGTTTATCCGGGAGCTTGCCGGACGGACGCATCTGTTTGCCCACAATGGTTGGCTGCCCGGAATCATGGAGTCCGTGGCCTTTCGGACCAGCCGCTACCGTCGGATCGGTGAAACCGACTCCGAACAGGCGTTCTGTGCGCTGCTTGAACGTCTGCGGGATGCTTGGGATCGCGCTCGTGAAGTCCCGCCCCTGGATGTCAGGCTGGCGATCATATCAACTTATGCAGCGGCACTGAGGCAATTGGGGCCAGCCAATTTCCTCTACTCTGATGGCGACACACTCTTCGCACACGGCGACAGGCGCAAGAATGCCGTCACCGGGAAGGTCAGTCCGCCCGGCCTTGTTTTCCTGCGTCGGGAGTGCGTGCAAGGCACCCAGGCTGATCTCGGCCAGGCCCTTTCAATCGGTGGCGCCAATCAGGCCGTGACGTTGGTCGCAAGCACGCCGTTGTCCAACGACGCATGGGAGATTGTCGCTGAAGGGGAGATAATCGCCCTATCGAAGGGCGAAGTCGTCAGGCTGCCATCTACCTCCACTTAA
- a CDS encoding cytochrome c family protein, protein MKSVWPALAFLALSSTGAVAQDISAGERSWNKCRACHQVGETAKNGVGPQLNGLFGRHSGAVDGYSYSAANRNSGITWDDAIFADYIKDPRAKIPGTKMVFAGIKNEQEIRDLTAFLKQFATDGKKGS, encoded by the coding sequence ATGAAATCCGTTTGGCCTGCCCTTGCCTTCCTTGCCTTGTCTTCGACAGGTGCCGTCGCGCAGGACATCTCGGCCGGAGAGCGATCCTGGAATAAGTGCCGCGCTTGCCACCAAGTCGGGGAGACCGCCAAGAACGGCGTCGGCCCGCAGCTCAACGGCCTGTTCGGCCGCCACTCCGGTGCGGTCGACGGTTACAGCTACTCGGCCGCCAACAGAAACTCCGGCATCACCTGGGACGACGCCATCTTCGCTGATTACATCAAGGATCCCAGGGCCAAAATCCCGGGCACGAAGATGGTCTTCGCCGGCATCAAGAACGAGCAGGAGATCAGGGACCTCACGGCCTTTCTCAAGCAGTTCGCCACTGACGGCAAAAAGGGCTCATGA
- the glp gene encoding gephyrin-like molybdotransferase Glp, producing the protein MTMATVSQASMPPSSIDADKILLTIPQACARATTYVRRLHASETVMVLEAARRTLAEPIVARLAMPPFTQSAMDGYALTAGEGIPPGSRLDVVDRIAAGSVGRKLGRGETSRLFTGAPLPGGADAVIMQEHVEREGSAIILRRPIRAGDNIRHRGEDIEPLEPLLEVGDRLDARHIALLAAQGIERVNVRIRPRVAVISTGDELRQPGLGLEAAAIYDSNRPMLLALIAQAGLTAIDGGWVPDDAGRLAARMRGLAADADLVITSGGASVGEEDHALVALRQAGGQGETLKIALKPGKPAVVGAIGAAAYLGLPGNPVSSLVSWLILGHAMVSALEGRPSRQRLGCPMTSRSRFDRRPGRAEFVPARLADDGGVEILGRGGSARLRPLVQADGLAEIAAENAGVQPGDTVLFHPFRDGFVV; encoded by the coding sequence ATGACGATGGCGACCGTATCCCAGGCTTCGATGCCGCCAAGCAGCATCGACGCCGACAAAATCTTGCTGACGATCCCCCAAGCGTGCGCTCGCGCGACCACGTATGTCAGGCGCCTGCATGCGAGCGAAACGGTCATGGTTCTGGAGGCCGCACGCCGCACCTTGGCCGAGCCCATCGTGGCCAGGCTTGCCATGCCTCCCTTTACCCAGTCGGCCATGGATGGATACGCGCTTACGGCCGGCGAAGGGATACCTCCCGGCTCGCGATTGGACGTCGTCGACCGGATCGCGGCAGGCTCGGTCGGAAGAAAGCTGGGGCGCGGCGAGACGTCACGCCTCTTCACAGGGGCACCACTGCCCGGCGGCGCCGATGCCGTCATCATGCAAGAGCACGTCGAGCGCGAGGGAAGCGCAATCATCCTGCGTCGGCCCATCCGGGCTGGAGACAACATCCGGCACCGTGGCGAGGACATCGAGCCGCTGGAGCCGCTGTTGGAGGTCGGGGATCGGCTCGATGCGCGCCACATCGCTCTGCTCGCCGCCCAAGGGATCGAGCGCGTCAATGTCCGCATCCGCCCCCGCGTTGCGGTGATCTCCACGGGGGACGAGCTTCGGCAGCCCGGCTTGGGCCTTGAGGCGGCCGCGATCTATGATTCCAACAGGCCGATGTTGCTCGCATTGATCGCCCAAGCCGGTTTGACGGCGATCGATGGCGGCTGGGTGCCCGATGACGCCGGACGACTCGCCGCCCGAATGCGGGGACTCGCTGCCGACGCCGACCTCGTGATCACGAGCGGCGGCGCGTCGGTCGGCGAAGAGGACCATGCCCTGGTCGCGCTCCGACAGGCGGGGGGCCAAGGAGAAACGCTCAAGATCGCCCTGAAGCCCGGGAAGCCGGCCGTCGTCGGCGCGATCGGCGCAGCCGCCTATCTCGGCCTTCCCGGCAATCCGGTCTCCAGCCTCGTCTCGTGGCTCATCCTCGGTCACGCCATGGTGAGCGCTCTCGAGGGCCGGCCGTCTCGGCAGCGGCTGGGTTGCCCGATGACGAGCCGCTCGCGTTTCGATCGGCGTCCAGGGCGGGCCGAATTCGTCCCGGCGCGGTTGGCGGACGATGGCGGCGTCGAGATCCTCGGTCGAGGCGGGTCGGCCCGGTTGAGACCGCTGGTCCAGGCCGACGGCCTGGCCGAGATCGCGGCGGAGAACGCCGGCGTCCAACCAGGCGACACGGTTCTGTTCCATCCCTTCCGCGACGGCTTCGTCGTCTGA
- a CDS encoding arsenate reductase (azurin) large subunit, whose translation MTYKRQIDRLPIVPADAKEHNVTCHFCIVGCGYKAYTWDINKQGGTEPRQNKFKADLSKQEGADSGAWYSPSMYNIVKQGGKDVHLVIMPDKGCSVNSGLGSIRGARMAETSFSEARSTQAQRLTDPMVWRYGTMSPTSWDDALDLVARVTCQVVKEQGEDGLFVSAFDHGGAGGGYENTWGTGKLYFGAMKVKNIRIHNRPAYNSEVHATRDMGIGELNNCYEDAQLADTIVMVGANSLETQTNYFLNHWVPNLRGTSIDKKKTELPNEAHAAARIVIVDPRRTVTVNACEVEAGKDNVMHLAINSGTDLALFNAWMTYIAEKGWTDKALIAASTNGFDKMVAANKTTLQQAATLTGLTVDQIRQSAEWIAMPKEGNARRRTMFAYEKGLIWGNDNYRTNGALVNVALATGNIGRPGGGCVRLGGHQEGYSRPSDAHVGRPSAYVDKLLLEGKGGVHHIWACDHYKTTLNAHQFKRNYKKRTDMVKEAMDSVPFGDRAALVTAIVEAIKKGGLFSVDVDIVPTQIGQAAHVWLPAATSGEMNLTSMNGERRMRLVERYMDPPGRAMPDCLIAARIANHMERVYREMGMAQVADNFKGFDWTTEEDAFMDGYAKHEKGGEHVTYARLKAMGTNGFQEPATGFADGKIVGTKRLFADGKFGGKDGKATFMETQWRGLQAAGKQAEKDKFAFLINNGRANLVWQSAYLDKQDDFVMDRLPYPFIDLNPDDMAELGLKPGDLVEVFNDNGSTQAMAYPTPSAKRKQAFMLFAYPTGVQGNVVSAGVNEFVIPNYKQTWGNIRKIANAPEGTKHLSFKSQEYAV comes from the coding sequence ATGACCTACAAGCGCCAGATCGACCGTCTCCCGATCGTCCCAGCGGACGCCAAGGAACACAACGTCACCTGCCACTTCTGCATCGTCGGCTGCGGCTACAAGGCCTACACCTGGGACATCAACAAGCAGGGCGGCACCGAGCCGCGGCAGAACAAGTTCAAGGCCGACCTGTCGAAGCAGGAGGGCGCCGACAGCGGCGCCTGGTACTCCCCGTCGATGTACAACATCGTCAAGCAGGGCGGTAAGGACGTCCACTTGGTGATCATGCCCGACAAGGGCTGCTCGGTGAACTCGGGATTAGGGTCGATCCGCGGGGCCCGGATGGCCGAGACCTCCTTCTCCGAGGCACGCTCGACGCAGGCCCAGCGCCTGACCGATCCGATGGTCTGGCGCTATGGCACGATGTCGCCGACATCATGGGATGACGCCCTTGATCTCGTCGCCCGCGTCACCTGCCAGGTCGTGAAGGAGCAAGGAGAGGACGGCCTGTTCGTCTCCGCCTTCGACCATGGCGGCGCCGGCGGCGGCTACGAGAACACCTGGGGCACCGGGAAGCTCTACTTCGGCGCCATGAAGGTGAAGAACATCCGGATCCACAACCGGCCGGCTTACAACTCCGAGGTCCACGCCACCCGCGACATGGGCATTGGCGAGCTCAACAATTGCTACGAGGACGCCCAGCTGGCCGACACAATCGTCATGGTCGGCGCGAACTCGCTGGAGACCCAGACCAACTACTTCCTCAACCACTGGGTACCGAACCTGCGGGGCACCTCGATCGACAAGAAGAAGACCGAACTCCCCAATGAGGCCCATGCGGCAGCACGGATCGTCATCGTCGATCCGCGCCGCACCGTCACGGTGAATGCCTGCGAGGTCGAGGCGGGCAAGGACAACGTGATGCACCTCGCGATCAACTCGGGCACGGACCTCGCCCTGTTCAACGCCTGGATGACCTACATCGCGGAGAAGGGCTGGACGGACAAGGCACTGATCGCAGCCTCTACGAACGGCTTCGACAAAATGGTCGCCGCCAACAAGACCACGCTCCAGCAAGCGGCAACCCTGACGGGACTCACGGTCGACCAGATCCGCCAGTCGGCGGAATGGATCGCGATGCCGAAGGAGGGGAATGCCCGCCGCCGCACGATGTTCGCATATGAGAAGGGCTTGATCTGGGGCAACGACAACTACCGCACCAACGGCGCTCTCGTGAATGTCGCGCTCGCCACCGGCAACATCGGCCGGCCGGGTGGGGGCTGCGTGCGCCTTGGCGGCCACCAGGAAGGCTACTCGCGGCCCTCCGACGCCCATGTCGGTCGCCCGTCGGCCTATGTCGACAAGCTGCTGCTCGAGGGTAAGGGCGGCGTCCATCACATCTGGGCCTGCGACCACTACAAGACCACGCTCAACGCGCATCAGTTCAAGCGCAACTACAAGAAGCGCACCGACATGGTGAAGGAGGCGATGGACTCGGTGCCGTTCGGCGACCGCGCCGCGCTGGTCACGGCGATCGTCGAGGCCATCAAGAAGGGCGGGTTGTTCTCGGTCGACGTCGACATCGTGCCGACGCAGATCGGGCAAGCCGCCCATGTCTGGCTGCCCGCTGCGACGTCCGGAGAGATGAACCTGACCTCTATGAATGGCGAGCGCCGCATGCGCCTCGTTGAGCGCTACATGGACCCCCCGGGCCGCGCGATGCCGGACTGCCTGATCGCGGCGCGCATCGCCAACCATATGGAGCGCGTCTATCGCGAGATGGGCATGGCGCAGGTCGCCGACAACTTCAAAGGCTTCGACTGGACGACCGAAGAAGACGCCTTCATGGACGGCTACGCCAAGCATGAGAAGGGCGGCGAGCACGTCACCTATGCAAGGCTGAAGGCGATGGGCACCAACGGCTTCCAGGAGCCTGCCACGGGCTTCGCCGATGGCAAGATCGTGGGCACCAAGCGCCTGTTCGCCGATGGCAAGTTCGGCGGCAAGGATGGCAAGGCGACCTTCATGGAGACGCAATGGCGCGGCCTCCAGGCCGCCGGCAAGCAGGCCGAGAAGGACAAGTTCGCGTTCCTGATCAACAACGGCCGAGCGAACCTCGTCTGGCAGAGCGCCTATCTCGACAAGCAGGACGACTTCGTCATGGATCGTCTGCCGTACCCGTTCATCGACCTGAACCCGGACGATATGGCCGAGCTCGGCTTGAAGCCGGGGGACCTCGTCGAGGTCTTCAACGATAACGGATCGACGCAGGCGATGGCGTACCCGACTCCGTCGGCGAAGCGGAAGCAGGCCTTCATGCTCTTCGCATATCCGACCGGCGTGCAGGGGAACGTCGTCTCGGCCGGCGTCAACGAGTTCGTGATCCCGAACTACAAGCAGACCTGGGGCAACATCCGGAAGATCGCCAACGCGCCGGAAGGCACCAAGCACCTGTCGTTCAAGAGCCAGGAATACGCCGTCTAG
- a CDS encoding arsenate reductase (azurin) small subunit — MKKCDLMVDIGRRRFLSGAGIAAAGAAATTMVPGSAHAKPASARVDYPVNRLGTLGELKVNEPKDVSYPDADAPGVLLKLGKRVPGGVGPDGDIVGFATLCPHKGYPLAFNATDKTLNCPGHYSRFDCEAGGQQIWGQATQNLPQYALRVEANGDIVAEGLDELLYGRLSNVL, encoded by the coding sequence ATGAAAAAGTGCGATCTGATGGTTGATATCGGCCGTCGCCGTTTCCTGTCCGGAGCCGGCATCGCCGCGGCAGGGGCCGCGGCGACCACGATGGTCCCAGGCTCAGCCCATGCCAAGCCTGCCTCCGCCCGGGTCGACTATCCCGTGAATCGGCTTGGCACCCTCGGGGAGCTCAAGGTCAACGAGCCCAAGGACGTCTCGTACCCCGACGCAGACGCGCCTGGTGTCCTGCTCAAGCTCGGCAAGCGCGTCCCCGGGGGCGTAGGCCCCGATGGCGACATCGTCGGGTTCGCGACGCTGTGCCCGCACAAGGGCTACCCGCTCGCTTTCAATGCGACTGACAAGACGCTGAACTGCCCCGGTCACTACTCGCGCTTCGACTGTGAGGCCGGCGGCCAGCAGATCTGGGGCCAGGCGACCCAAAACCTCCCGCAATACGCGCTACGCGTCGAAGCCAACGGCGACATCGTCGCAGAGGGGCTCGACGAGCTCCTCTACGGCCGCCTGTCCAACGTGCTCTGA
- a CDS encoding sigma-54 dependent transcriptional regulator, translating into MSLEHRSIGVIEDDPIMGESLVQRLALEGAEVTWWRTKAEAVTGLARRRHHAVICDLKLPDGTGEDIFFEAAKSEGSPPFLFMTAYGEIDQAVRLMRCGAGDYVTKPFDMTSFLERLETLVDPLEGDGQGVLGVSPAIRAVERTLLRLATVSAPVLLTGETGSGKEVCARLLHASRGHGAGPFMAVNCAAIPAELMESELFGHEKGAFTGAQGRHVGYAERAGTGTLFLDEIGDLAPRLQAKLLRLLEERTFTRVGGEQALSFKARIVCATNADLIAKVKAGSFREDLLYRINVVNVPLPPLRDRGDDIIWLIDRFFAEFEEQSGDRIQGMSALALEAALAHSWPGNVRELRNRVQRGISLGDGPLLMPGDLFPDLAPMMAIGMREGLEGVRDEAERRYIVRVLAENGGAVQATAKVLGVSRTTLWEKMRRHGIPAPSS; encoded by the coding sequence ATGTCGCTTGAGCACCGGTCGATAGGGGTCATCGAGGACGATCCGATCATGGGGGAATCGCTGGTCCAGCGGCTCGCTCTAGAGGGTGCTGAAGTCACTTGGTGGCGAACTAAGGCAGAGGCCGTCACGGGGCTTGCGCGCCGCCGCCACCACGCCGTGATCTGCGATCTGAAGCTGCCTGACGGCACCGGCGAAGACATATTCTTCGAAGCCGCGAAGTCCGAGGGCTCGCCGCCGTTCCTGTTCATGACCGCGTATGGCGAAATCGATCAGGCGGTCCGGCTCATGCGTTGCGGGGCGGGCGACTACGTCACCAAGCCGTTCGACATGACGTCCTTCCTGGAGCGCCTCGAGACGCTGGTCGATCCTCTTGAGGGGGATGGGCAGGGTGTTCTGGGTGTATCGCCTGCGATCCGCGCCGTTGAGCGCACGCTGCTCCGTTTGGCGACGGTCAGCGCGCCCGTCCTCCTCACAGGAGAGACGGGCAGCGGCAAGGAAGTCTGCGCACGTCTTCTGCATGCGTCCCGGGGACATGGAGCCGGCCCGTTCATGGCGGTGAACTGCGCGGCGATCCCGGCCGAGCTTATGGAGAGCGAGCTTTTCGGTCACGAGAAAGGAGCATTCACCGGCGCTCAGGGCCGCCATGTCGGTTACGCCGAGCGCGCAGGCACGGGCACCCTTTTCCTCGACGAGATCGGTGACCTGGCGCCTCGGCTCCAGGCCAAGCTACTGCGTCTTCTCGAGGAGAGGACATTCACCCGCGTCGGGGGCGAGCAAGCCCTGTCGTTCAAGGCCCGCATCGTCTGCGCGACCAATGCAGACCTCATCGCGAAGGTGAAGGCAGGGAGTTTTCGAGAGGATCTCCTTTATCGCATCAACGTCGTCAACGTGCCGCTCCCGCCACTGAGAGACCGCGGCGACGACATCATCTGGCTCATCGACCGCTTCTTCGCGGAATTCGAGGAGCAGTCGGGTGACCGGATCCAGGGGATGAGCGCCTTGGCGCTCGAAGCCGCTCTTGCCCATAGTTGGCCTGGTAACGTCCGCGAACTTCGAAACCGCGTGCAGCGAGGGATCTCTCTGGGAGATGGACCTCTCCTGATGCCAGGGGACCTTTTCCCTGATCTGGCCCCCATGATGGCAATAGGAATGCGCGAAGGACTGGAAGGGGTACGAGATGAAGCCGAGCGTCGGTACATCGTTCGGGTCTTGGCCGAGAATGGTGGAGCCGTGCAGGCAACCGCAAAGGTCCTGGGAGTCTCGCGGACCACCTTGTGGGAGAAGATGAGGCGTCACGGAATCCCGGCGCCGTCGTCCTGA
- a CDS encoding HAMP domain-containing sensor histidine kinase, which translates to MKPSSLDPRQWPLAFKAPLLVAAFMLVVSGVMTNAVLSRLRDTQERHLTAMSTIYLNGLAAALIPHVLRDDIWEVFDTIDRGASLEGGFGRATIVVVDTNGQTLAASDPKRAPVLSQQADRENAFQGESTLIVDVADARAYARRALIYQDRRIGAIYVDYDVRHLLREREDVLRTLVGTNAAIAVLLAAVGYWIIRRMLGPLRTLSRHLDLGVAGAVQPIPAAEVQGATSEFSRLFRRFNVMADAVNDREAIAKELANEERLASLGRLASGMAHEINNPLGGLFNAIDTIKRHGEKPTVRNASLDLIERGLRGIRDVVRATLATYRADRDPRNLSAADLDDLQLLLGPEMGRRALTLDWSNAIERDLPVPASAVRQIALNLLLNALQASPSGARLHFVASASGDQFELSVHDQGPGLSPEGQAVLDGVGKPVSSGYGSGLGLWMTRRLVHDLRGRIAVETSPIGGALIRVTIPLVAVEEMRDVA; encoded by the coding sequence ATGAAGCCATCTTCCCTCGATCCGCGGCAGTGGCCGCTCGCTTTCAAGGCTCCTCTGCTCGTGGCTGCCTTCATGCTTGTCGTCAGCGGCGTCATGACGAACGCGGTTCTTTCCCGCCTGCGCGATACGCAGGAGCGCCACCTCACCGCGATGTCGACGATCTACCTGAACGGCCTCGCCGCGGCCCTAATCCCTCATGTCCTTAGGGATGACATCTGGGAGGTCTTCGACACCATCGACCGCGGCGCGAGTCTCGAAGGCGGCTTCGGCCGTGCGACCATCGTCGTGGTCGACACAAATGGTCAGACACTCGCGGCCAGCGATCCGAAGAGGGCTCCAGTGCTGAGTCAGCAGGCCGATAGGGAGAATGCTTTCCAGGGCGAGAGCACGTTGATCGTGGATGTCGCCGATGCGAGGGCTTACGCCCGTCGCGCCCTCATCTACCAGGATCGGCGCATCGGCGCGATCTACGTCGACTACGACGTACGCCACCTGCTGCGAGAGCGCGAGGACGTCCTGCGAACCCTCGTCGGGACCAACGCGGCGATCGCAGTCCTTCTTGCGGCCGTCGGCTACTGGATCATCCGGCGGATGCTCGGGCCCCTGCGTACGCTCTCTCGGCATCTCGATCTGGGTGTCGCAGGTGCCGTCCAGCCCATTCCCGCCGCCGAGGTCCAGGGTGCCACCTCCGAATTCAGTCGCCTCTTCCGGCGGTTCAACGTCATGGCAGACGCTGTCAACGACCGCGAGGCGATCGCGAAGGAGCTGGCGAACGAGGAACGCCTGGCGAGCCTCGGGCGTCTCGCGTCGGGCATGGCACACGAGATCAACAACCCGCTTGGTGGGCTTTTCAACGCCATCGACACCATCAAGCGACACGGCGAAAAGCCTACGGTGCGCAATGCCTCGCTCGACCTGATCGAACGCGGACTGAGGGGCATACGCGATGTCGTCCGCGCCACGCTCGCCACCTACCGCGCCGATCGTGATCCGCGGAACCTCAGTGCTGCCGACCTGGACGACCTGCAGCTCCTGCTCGGGCCCGAGATGGGGCGTCGCGCATTGACCCTCGACTGGAGCAACGCGATCGAGCGCGACCTGCCCGTGCCGGCCTCCGCGGTGCGCCAGATCGCCCTGAACCTGCTGCTGAACGCCTTGCAGGCCTCACCCTCGGGCGCTCGGCTACACTTCGTGGCCTCGGCATCAGGCGACCAGTTCGAGCTGTCAGTACACGATCAGGGCCCTGGCCTTAGCCCAGAAGGCCAGGCGGTGCTGGACGGTGTCGGCAAGCCAGTCTCCTCAGGCTACGGCAGTGGCCTGGGGCTGTGGATGACACGGCGCCTCGTGCACGATCTCCGCGGCCGCATCGCCGTCGAGACGTCTCCCATCGGTGGCGCCCTGATACGCGTCACCATCCCGCTTGTGGCTGTCGAGGAGATGCGCGATGTCGCTTGA
- a CDS encoding PhnD/SsuA/transferrin family substrate-binding protein has protein sequence MTVALTVSRASVLRAAQPFRFGLTPVFLSSDLELLETLQRYLSAAMGTEVQLVLKRTYQEITSQLVSGLLDAAWICGFPFIAYRRELELVAVPIWRGRMTYQSYLIVSGEREASAVDDLRGDIHALSDPDSNSGYLVTRALLAERGIKPKDFFRRTFFTYGHRNVVRAVAAGLAQSGSVDGYVWEVMTETEAELTRQTRPAWRSDWMGFPPIATAGNNAASEGIAKFRRALLAMPLDPVGRDVLSLLRLDGFAKGEPSLFDSIARRVDLVRASG, from the coding sequence ATGACGGTCGCGCTGACGGTTTCGCGAGCATCCGTCCTGCGCGCGGCGCAGCCGTTCCGGTTCGGCCTCACACCCGTTTTCCTGAGCTCCGATCTGGAATTGCTCGAGACGCTTCAGAGGTATCTGAGCGCTGCGATGGGGACCGAGGTGCAGCTCGTCCTCAAGCGTACCTACCAGGAGATCACCTCTCAGCTCGTCTCCGGGCTTCTCGATGCGGCCTGGATCTGCGGCTTCCCCTTCATCGCCTACCGCCGCGAACTCGAACTCGTCGCCGTACCGATCTGGCGGGGACGGATGACCTACCAAAGCTACCTCATCGTCTCAGGTGAGCGGGAGGCCTCCGCCGTCGACGATCTGCGTGGCGACATCCACGCCCTCTCCGATCCGGATTCGAACTCGGGTTACCTCGTGACGCGAGCACTCCTGGCGGAGAGGGGAATCAAGCCCAAGGATTTCTTCAGGAGGACGTTCTTCACCTATGGCCACCGCAACGTCGTGCGAGCCGTTGCGGCGGGCCTCGCCCAATCCGGCAGCGTCGACGGCTACGTCTGGGAGGTCATGACCGAGACGGAGGCCGAGCTTACCCGTCAGACGAGGCCGGCGTGGCGGTCGGACTGGATGGGTTTCCCACCCATCGCGACCGCTGGCAACAACGCCGCAAGCGAAGGGATCGCAAAGTTTCGCAGGGCCCTGCTGGCGATGCCGCTCGACCCCGTCGGTCGCGACGTCCTCAGTCTGCTCCGCCTGGATGGCTTCGCGAAGGGCGAGCCCTCGCTATTCGACAGTATTGCCCGAAGAGTCGATCTCGTGAGGGCATCGGGATGA
- a CDS encoding Y-family DNA polymerase: MTRSFALIDGNSFYCSCERVFDPRLRRRPVIVLSNNDGCAVARTAEAKALGIKMGAPMFTIRELCKREGVVVFSSNYTLYGDMSRRMNTVYERFASDIEVYSIDESFLDMTPVAPGQRAEMGRDLRSTVSTWTGVPTCVGIGPTKTLAKLANKIAKSTPQLRGVCDLTSDEARREWLPLLALENVWGIGRASQAKLGTFGCKTAADVAALDPKLARKTLTVVGERIVHELRGQPCIDLETVAPTRKGCAVTRSFAGRVESLEMMQEALAAHATRLGEKLRHHGLATDHVTVFFHTSPFDNGPSRSVSTTVDFPEATNDTLVLVRSAKWGARRIWKSGYRYSKAGLMTVDLVAPEFSQRALIGPLDREKSGRLMVALDACNQKLGRGVVFPAAAGIARQKKAWITKFDMRSPRYTTRIDEVPVVGKA; the protein is encoded by the coding sequence ATGACGCGGTCCTTCGCCCTGATCGATGGGAACAGCTTCTACTGCTCCTGCGAGCGGGTCTTCGATCCGAGGCTGCGCCGGCGCCCGGTGATCGTGCTTTCGAACAATGACGGCTGCGCGGTCGCGCGCACGGCCGAGGCCAAGGCGCTCGGGATCAAGATGGGGGCGCCGATGTTCACGATCCGCGAGCTCTGCAAGCGTGAGGGCGTGGTCGTGTTCTCGTCGAACTACACGCTCTATGGCGACATGAGCCGCCGGATGAACACGGTCTACGAGCGGTTTGCCTCGGACATCGAGGTCTATTCGATCGACGAGAGCTTCCTCGACATGACCCCGGTGGCGCCTGGTCAGCGCGCGGAGATGGGACGGGACCTGCGCTCGACGGTGTCGACCTGGACGGGCGTCCCGACCTGCGTCGGCATTGGCCCGACAAAAACCCTGGCCAAGCTCGCCAACAAGATCGCCAAGAGTACCCCACAGCTGCGCGGCGTCTGCGACCTGACCAGCGATGAGGCCCGGCGGGAATGGCTTCCTCTGCTGGCGTTGGAGAACGTCTGGGGCATCGGGCGCGCGAGCCAGGCCAAGCTAGGGACCTTCGGCTGCAAGACGGCCGCCGACGTTGCCGCGCTCGATCCGAAGCTCGCCAGGAAGACGCTGACAGTGGTTGGCGAGCGGATCGTCCATGAGCTTCGCGGCCAGCCCTGCATCGACCTGGAAACCGTGGCGCCGACCCGCAAGGGCTGCGCGGTGACCCGATCCTTCGCCGGCAGGGTCGAGAGCCTGGAGATGATGCAGGAGGCCCTCGCCGCGCATGCGACCCGGCTCGGAGAGAAGCTCCGGCACCACGGCTTGGCGACCGATCACGTGACCGTCTTTTTCCATACCAGCCCCTTCGACAACGGGCCGTCGCGCTCGGTCTCCACCACCGTGGATTTCCCCGAGGCCACCAACGACACCCTCGTCCTAGTCAGATCCGCCAAGTGGGGAGCCAGGCGGATCTGGAAGAGCGGCTACCGCTATTCGAAGGCGGGCCTGATGACGGTCGACTTGGTTGCGCCGGAATTCTCGCAGCGCGCGCTGATCGGCCCGCTCGATCGAGAGAAGAGCGGGCGGCTCATGGTAGCCCTCGACGCCTGCAACCAGAAGCTCGGACGTGGCGTTGTCTTCCCTGCGGCGGCGGGCATCGCTCGGCAGAAGAAGGCATGGATCACAAAATTCGACATGCGGTCGCCGCGTTACACGACGCGGATCGATGAGGTGCCAGTCGTCGGGAAGGCGTGA